AGTCATCAGAATACTACACACCACAACTATTGCCAACTCACCCTCGGTCGTTTCTCACTGGAATCCATATGGTCAGGATACAATGCTGGCAAGCCAAGCTTTGCCCCATGGAGAATCTGTGCCAACTTGCAGTGTTGTTCAGAGATCATAGTGGGCAAACCAGTCATTGTTAGCCCACTTGATTCTTTTTGTTCTGCTATATTATTATTGAGAGAGTTAGGTGTAGGTGTGCGAGATTCAGATTTGTAAGAAATTGCCAATGAGGTGGAATCTGCATCTGAATCAGAATATACAGAGGCTGGTTTTGGTGATGCTGATGGAGACGATTTTTTTGTGGAGAGATCAAGCGGTTGGTCATCATCATTTCCATCTGCTCCATCTGCAGGTATTGGCGAGGCACGACCATTGTGAAGAGGGTAGACTAGACCTGGTGGTGCCAACAGGGACGAGTAATAGGAGCCAATGCTTAAGgccttgggattagcctgagtgttgggcGGAGCATAGCTGCTAGGAACATAGCTTGAAGGAGTATAGCTAGCAGGAGTATGGCTAGGATTGCTGTAGCTTGAGGGGTAACTGGCCTGGGAGTATGTTGGTGTTGGGGTAATTGACCGACCCTCACGACGGTCACGAGCTCGAGCATTCTGGAACCATACCTGCACCACTCGAACTGGAAAACCAATCTTTTCAGCAATGGTTAGCAATTCTTCTTTCTTAGGTCGGGGGTTAATAGCATAGTGGGCTCGCAGGACAATAAGCTGCTCCTCACGGATGTGAGAACGTACACGAACCTTCTTTCCATCACTGGTGGTCTCTTCATCATCTACAATATGGCCagaatctgcatctctctcctcatCCCTACTCAAAATGACCCGACTATGCATATATTGGGACTGAGAAATATGTTGAGATGGTTGCTGCCGTTGTTGATGGCGTTGAGGTTTCTGATTTTCTGCTAGCTCGTGTAACCTTGCTGCCAGACCCTCAATTAGATGTCCCTTGGCAGAGGTAACTTCAGGAAGACGCGGACACTGGCGGCAGGCATGTAGAAAAGCTTCACTACGATTTCTGAAGGTACTGCCACACAGCCTACAAGAAAGGTCATCAGCAATGGCTGCAGAGTCTAGTGCAAAGCCCTGAGAAGCTGATGATACTGTTTCTTCAAACTGATGTTTTGTGACACTTGTGTTGACACTTTCTAACATATTCTTCAATGTGGACATACCTTCCTTATCACTCTTATTTGGAAAGTCGTTCTTTTCGTTTTGCTTACTTtcttcttgttgaagttctccctcttcttcctcttcctcctctcttgtCTCTTCCTTGATAACAAGTTCACCTGGCTCTCTGTCATCATCATCTTCCTGTGGTGCATTTTCACAGTGGTCTTTTTCTCCACTACCTTCCTGATGAGCTTTGTTGAGGGCTGCCTGGGTCATGGTGAGAGAGAGGAGCGATGAATACTGAGGGTGGAGTTGTGCAGCCAATATGAGGGAATTGAAAGGGTGGTAGGGTGACAAGCTTTGATGGAGATTGCCTGAAAGCCCTTGAGGTAAACTCTGGGAAAATCCCTGTGGCAAGCCTGCAGTTAGACTGGAACTACTGAGGCCACTTGGAGACACTAGTGATGGTGGAGACATGAGGAGAGAGTCCCTAGAGATGGGGCGTGTTGGTGAGGAATACCCGAGATCTGCTGAATGGGTTGGAGACTTGTCCTTGGGTAAGATTGGTAAGTAAGATCCATTAAGGATAGGCCGTTTGGTATGGGGTCCTGGAAACTGTGGGGATGTACGTTGCATCAGACCATTAGTCCTGCCACGTCCAAgctgtgaaaaaaaaaatattttatcaaATAAAAGACTAAGTAATTATTCAGTGTGCCTTAAGTGTAATGTTGTTGTACTCCAATTATATTTTAAGTTTCTTAAGGTTAAGTTCCCTCTGACACAATGAGTTCAGTACATAAGCAACACTCTGACAACACTATActgtacaacatactgtaccaacaACATAGTACTATACAACAGTATTAAAATACTGTACAACAGTACTAAAATACTGTACAACAGTACTAAAATACTGTACAACAGTACTAAAATACTGTACAACAGTACTAAAATACTGTACAACAGTACTAAAATACTGTACAACAGTACTAAAATACTGTACAACAGTACTAAAATACTGTACAACAGTACTAAAATACTGTACAACAGTACTAAAATACTGTACAACAGTACTAAAATACTGTACAACAGTACTAAAATACTGTACAACAGTACTAAAATACTGTACAACAGTACTAAAATACTGTACAACAGTACTAAAATACTGTACAACAGTAATAAAACACTGTATAACCATACTAAAATACTATACAGCAGTACagtattttacaaaaaaacaaaaaaacaaaaaagctgATACTTTCATGGGTAAACATTTGACATATTTTCCCTTGAACTAGCATGATCACAGCACATGATCCTTACTTCATTTTTCATGTGTT
The DNA window shown above is from Procambarus clarkii isolate CNS0578487 chromosome 21, FALCON_Pclarkii_2.0, whole genome shotgun sequence and carries:
- the LOC123760600 gene encoding zinc finger protein 1 isoform X4, giving the protein MAGVRTMYAPSPYTDSLRLWNFAGVFNYLCDKGVNDKGVSPQTPTDEAATPTNAPISPPSDALTPTSDATMGDEGDFLSGASVSCSVCHKKFANIHRLQRHMISHQESDVLRRFKCDECGKAFKFKHHLKEHKRIHSGEKPFECEHCGKRFSHSGSYSSHMSSKKCQLGRGRTNGLMQRTSPQFPGPHTKRPILNGSYLPILPKDKSPTHSADLGYSSPTRPISRDSLLMSPPSLVSPSGLSSSSLTAGLPQGFSQSLPQGLSGNLHQSLSPYHPFNSLILAAQLHPQYSSLLSLTMTQAALNKAHQEGSGEKDHCENAPQEDDDDREPGELVIKEETREEEEEEEGELQQEESKQNEKNDFPNKSDKEGMSTLKNMLESVNTSVTKHQFEETVSSASQGFALDSAAIADDLSCRLCGSTFRNRSEAFLHACRQCPRLPEVTSAKGHLIEGLAARLHELAENQKPQRHQQRQQPSQHISQSQYMHSRVILSRDEERDADSGHIVDDEETTSDGKKVRVRSHIREEQLIVLRAHYAINPRPKKEELLTIAEKIGFPVRVVQVWFQNARARDRREGRSITPTPTYSQASYPSSYSNPSHTPASYTPSSYVPSSYAPPNTQANPKALSIGSYYSSLLAPPGLVYPLHNGRASPIPADGADGNDDDQPLDLSTKKSSPSASPKPASVYSDSDADSTSLAISYKSESRTPTPNSLNNNIAEQKESSGLTMTGLPTMISEQHCKLAQILHGAKLGLPALYPDHMDSSEKRPRDDDSGDESRKRRREEEGGIFQCDQCDKSFNKQSSLARHKYEHSGEANAHSSVISAPKHSSTSII
- the LOC123760600 gene encoding zinc finger protein 1 isoform X3 translates to MAGVRTMYAPSPYTDSLRLWNFAGVFNYLSGDKGVNDKGVSPQTPTDEAATPTNAPISPPSDALTPTSDATMGDEGDFLSGASVSCSVCHKKFANIHRLQRHMISHQESDVLRRFKCDECGKAFKFKHHLKEHKRIHSGEKPFECEHCGKRFSHSGSYSSHMSSKKCQLGRGRTNGLMQRTSPQFPGPHTKRPILNGSYLPILPKDKSPTHSADLGYSSPTRPISRDSLLMSPPSLVSPSGLSSSSLTAGLPQGFSQSLPQGLSGNLHQSLSPYHPFNSLILAAQLHPQYSSLLSLTMTQAALNKAHQEGSGEKDHCENAPQEDDDDREPGELVIKEETREEEEEEEGELQQEESKQNEKNDFPNKSDKEGMSTLKNMLESVNTSVTKHQFEETVSSASQGFALDSAAIADDLSCRLCGSTFRNRSEAFLHACRQCPRLPEVTSAKGHLIEGLAARLHELAENQKPQRHQQRQQPSQHISQSQYMHSRVILSRDEERDADSGHIVDDEETTSDGKKVRVRSHIREEQLIVLRAHYAINPRPKKEELLTIAEKIGFPVRVVQVWFQNARARDRREGRSITPTPTYSQASYPSSYSNPSHTPASYTPSSYVPSSYAPPNTQANPKALSIGSYYSSLLAPPGLVYPLHNGRASPIPADGADGNDDDQPLDLSTKKSSPSASPKPASVYSDSDADSTSLAISYKSESRTPTPNSLNNNIAEQKESSGLTMTGLPTMISEQHCKLAQILHGAKLGLPALYPDHMDSSEKRPRDDDSGDESRKRRREEEGGIFQCDQCDKSFNKQSSLARHKYEHSGEANAHSSVISAPKHSSTSII
- the LOC123760600 gene encoding zinc finger E-box-binding homeobox protein zag-1 isoform X1, whose product is MAGVRTMYAPSPYTDSLRLWNFAGVFNYLSGDKGVNDKGVSPQTPTDEAATPTNAPISPPSDALTPTSDATMGDEGDFLSGASVSCSVCHKKFANIHRLQRHMISHQESDVLRRFKCDECGKAFKFKHHLKEHKRIHSGEKPFECEHCGKRFSHSGSYSSHMSSKKCQLGRGRTNGLMQRTSPQFPGPHTKRPILNGSYLPILPKDKSPTHSADLGYSSPTRPISRDSLLMSPPSLVSPSGLSSSSLTAGLPQGFSQSLPQGLSGNLHQSLSPYHPFNSLILAAQLHPQYSSLLSLTMTQAALNKAHQEGSGEKDHCENAPQEDDDDREPGELVIKEETREEEEEEEGELQQEESKQNEKNDFPNKSDKEGMSTLKNMLESVNTSVTKHQFEETVSSASQGFALDSAAIADDLSCRLCGSTFRNRSEAFLHACRQCPRLPEVTSAKGHLIEGLAARLHELAENQKPQRHQQRQQPSQHISQSQYMHSRVILSRDEERDADSGHIVDDEETTSDGKKVRVRSHIREEQLIVLRAHYAINPRPKKEELLTIAEKIGFPVRVVQVWFQNARARDRREGRSITPTPTYSQASYPSSYSNPSHTPASYTPSSYVPSSYAPPNTQANPKALSIGSYYSSLLAPPGLVYPLHNGRASPIPADGADGNDDDQPLDLSTKKSSPSASPKPASVYSDSDADSTSLAISYKSESRTPTPNSLNNNIAEQKESSGLTMTGLPTMISEQHCKLAQILHGAKLGLPALYPDHMDSSEKRPRDDDSGDESRKRRREEEGGIFQCDQCDKSFNKQSSLARHKYEHSGQRPFKCDLCPKAFKHKHHLTEHSRLHTGEKPYQCHKCLKRFSHSGSYSQHMNHRYSYCKPYHPDGTAPHSESSTPVPSPSDSGVGIISSAGEGVSVIVTATADSLSTVPLIPSLISPVEESSENTSPATLPEALETTPTTIKEEVVA
- the LOC123760600 gene encoding zinc finger E-box-binding homeobox protein zag-1 isoform X2; its protein translation is MAGVRTMYAPSPYTDSLRLWNFAGVFNYLCDKGVNDKGVSPQTPTDEAATPTNAPISPPSDALTPTSDATMGDEGDFLSGASVSCSVCHKKFANIHRLQRHMISHQESDVLRRFKCDECGKAFKFKHHLKEHKRIHSGEKPFECEHCGKRFSHSGSYSSHMSSKKCQLGRGRTNGLMQRTSPQFPGPHTKRPILNGSYLPILPKDKSPTHSADLGYSSPTRPISRDSLLMSPPSLVSPSGLSSSSLTAGLPQGFSQSLPQGLSGNLHQSLSPYHPFNSLILAAQLHPQYSSLLSLTMTQAALNKAHQEGSGEKDHCENAPQEDDDDREPGELVIKEETREEEEEEEGELQQEESKQNEKNDFPNKSDKEGMSTLKNMLESVNTSVTKHQFEETVSSASQGFALDSAAIADDLSCRLCGSTFRNRSEAFLHACRQCPRLPEVTSAKGHLIEGLAARLHELAENQKPQRHQQRQQPSQHISQSQYMHSRVILSRDEERDADSGHIVDDEETTSDGKKVRVRSHIREEQLIVLRAHYAINPRPKKEELLTIAEKIGFPVRVVQVWFQNARARDRREGRSITPTPTYSQASYPSSYSNPSHTPASYTPSSYVPSSYAPPNTQANPKALSIGSYYSSLLAPPGLVYPLHNGRASPIPADGADGNDDDQPLDLSTKKSSPSASPKPASVYSDSDADSTSLAISYKSESRTPTPNSLNNNIAEQKESSGLTMTGLPTMISEQHCKLAQILHGAKLGLPALYPDHMDSSEKRPRDDDSGDESRKRRREEEGGIFQCDQCDKSFNKQSSLARHKYEHSGQRPFKCDLCPKAFKHKHHLTEHSRLHTGEKPYQCHKCLKRFSHSGSYSQHMNHRYSYCKPYHPDGTAPHSESSTPVPSPSDSGVGIISSAGEGVSVIVTATADSLSTVPLIPSLISPVEESSENTSPATLPEALETTPTTIKEEVVA